A portion of the Kazachstania africana CBS 2517 chromosome 2, complete genome genome contains these proteins:
- the BET2 gene encoding Rab geranylgeranyltransferase BET2 (similar to Saccharomyces cerevisiae BET2 (YPR176C); ancestral locus Anc_7.533): MELCKNKHIRYIESLDKRHEDYEYWLSEHLRLNGVYWGLTALCILDAKDTFNRTEIIKFVDSCWDDRYGGFAPFPRHDSHLLTTLSGIQILATYDAIDDVLKGDRMDRCVQFIVGNQLDDGSFQGDRFGEVDTRFVYTALSSLSILNKLTNEIVDPAIRFILRCYNFDGGFGLCPGAESHAAQVFTCLGALKIVNKLDMLSEEQIEETAMWLCERQLPEGGLNGRPSKLPDVCYSWWVLSSLAIIGKLDWINFEKLREFIISSQDVVNGGISDRPDNEVDVFHTIFGLAGLSLMGYDNLVPIDPVYCMPCSVTENFVKYI, from the coding sequence ATGGAATTGTGTAAAAACAAGCATATCAGGTACATTGAGTCGCTGGATAAGAGGCATGAAGACTATGAGTATTGGTTGTCTGAGCATTTGCGGTTGAATGGTGTGTATTGGGGGCTGACGGCGTTGTGCATCTTAGATGCTAAGGACACTTTTAATAGAActgaaattatcaaatttgtagACAGTTGCTGGGATGATAGATATGGTGGATTTGCGCCATTTCCCAGGCATGACTCCCATCTTTTAACTACTCTCTCAGGGATTCAGATTTTGGCTACATACGATGCAATAGATGATGTCTTGAAGGGTGATCGAATGGATAGATGTGTCCAGTTCATTGTTGGTAATCAACTAGATGATGGGTCATTTCAAGGTGATAGGTTTGGAGAGGTGGACACTAGATTTGTATATACTGCTTTGAGTTCCTTATCTATTTTGAACAAGTTAACTAATGAAATCGTTGATCCAGCCATAAGATTCATATTAAGGTGTTACAATTTTGATGGTGGATTTGGTCTCTGTCCAGGAGCTGAAAGTCACGCCGCCCAAGTTTTCACTTGTCTAGGTGCATTGAAGATTGTCAACAAATTGGATATGCTGAGTGAGgaacaaattgaagaaacCGCTATGTGGCTATGTGAAAGACAGTTACCTGAAGGTGGTTTGAATGGTAGGCCAAGTAAACTTCCTGATGTGTGCTATAGTTGGTGGGTATTGTCATCTTTAGCCATTATTGGCAAATTAGACTGGATaaatttcgaaaaattgagagaatttattatatcGAGTCAAGATGTAGTAAATGGTGGAATTAGTGATAGGCCAGACAATGAAGTGGACGTTTTTCATACTATATTTGGTCTTGCTGGTTTGAGTCTCATGGGATATGACAACCTTGTACCAATTGATCCCGTTTATTGCATGCCCTGTTCTGTgactgaaaattttgtgaagtacatataa
- the DPB2 gene encoding DNA polymerase epsilon noncatalytic subunit (similar to Saccharomyces cerevisiae DPB2 (YPR175W); ancestral locus Anc_7.532) yields MFNTIGGLPAQIQSQHLRPLAYRVLSKKYGLSIKSDGLSTLADFIGENFGIDWKSNPNTIKFMELFATIWKQQERGIFVDKEGSVCVINEIKERNKTKDNKNISGVTSKRQVNLDGFITKRNDNVSESPSSVNNNSLSPETEDEDDDSQVLNSEISINEANITIEEKKLDWKDYFKVINAQSQQKFSYDPIKMQLRFMPQNKANLPSIKDNVEMFSTRYNIVKDRVMRNEMFQGNDTFNPLSSMMKLKEDLNNESNSMSSYMSITQIKNLLGRDGKNFLLLGLLRKNNRGSWALEDPSGTIEIDISQTIPTNGLYYFEGCIVLVEGIYFSVGNRFHASSMTHPPGERREATLDKIGHLDLLGIHGSSNANYMAKLDNNLKIRLHYLEKELEDHRFVILGGDLFLDKFITLEALRKTFKKLNDDPPTVIVFQGSFTSVPVHTSVTSKSISSSTQYKNNFDTLAALLSEFENIKNDSILIFIPGANDPWGSMHSLGASGSLPQKPIPSFFTQRISRVCKRVIWGSNPMRIAYLSQEIVIMRDDMASRFKRHSVIFPMLEESKEEQLLQLQEEIENISIDNTADESVIINQLVKDKNQLPTELEQSRKYVKTILDQGHLSPFITTIRPINWELDHTLSLYPIPSTLIFCDNSAPRFDITYNGCKSINAGKFILNRRAKYLEYKPSLKKSIQQEIYF; encoded by the coding sequence ATGTTTAATACTATAGGAGGCCTTCCAGCACAGATACAATCGCAACATTTGAGACCATTGGCGTATCGTGTGCTTTCTAAGAAGTATGGGTTAAGTATAAAATCGGATGGTCTATCGACTTTGGCTGATTTCATAGGTGAAAACTTTGGTATTGATTGGAAATCAAACCCTAATACTATTAAATTCATGGAATTATTTGCTACAATCTGGAAACAACAGGAAAGAGGCATTTTTGTTGATAAAGAAGGTAGTGTGTGTgtcattaatgaaattaaagaaagaaataagaCAAAGGACAACAAGAATATTTCTGGTGTTACTTCAAAAAGGCAGGTAAATCTAGATGGGTTCATAACTAAGAGAAACGATAATGTATCTGAATCTCCCTCCTCGGTCAATAACAATTCATTATCTCCAGAaactgaagatgaagacgaCGACAGTCAAGTGCTAAATTCCgaaatttcaatcaatGAGGCAAATATTACCATCGAAGAGAAAAAACTCGATTGGAAAGATTATTTCAAGGTTATTAATGCTCAATCACAGCAGAAATTCTCTTATGACCCAATAAAAATGCAATTAAGATTCATGCCACAGAACAAAGCAAATTTGCCTTCAATAAAGGATAATGTTGAGATGTTCTCCACGAGATACAATATTGTCAAAGATAGAGTAATGAGAAATGAAATGTTTCAAGGAAATGACACGTTCAATCCGCTATcttcaatgatgaaattaaaagaagatttaaacaatgaatcaaattcaatgagCTCATACATGTCAATCACCCAAATTAAGAATCTGTTAGGTAGAGAtggtaaaaattttcttctattgGGCCTCttaagaaaaaacaatagAGGTAGTTGGGCACTTGAAGATCCTTCAGGTACAAtagaaattgatatatcACAAACAATCCCTACAAATGGCCTTTACTATTTTGAAGGCTGTATCGTTCTAGTTGAAGGTATCTACTTCTCTGTAGGGAACAGATTCCATGCAAGTTCAATGACACACCCACCTGGTGAAAGGCGAGAAGCGACGTTGGATAAAATAGGACATCTGGATTTATTGGGGATACATGGTTCATCAAATGCGAATTATATGGCCAAATTGGAcaataatttaaaaattaGATTACATTACTTAGAGAAAGAGTTAGAAGACCATAGATTTGTCATACTAGGTGGTGATCTTTTCTTAGATAAGTTTATCACATTGGAAGCTCTAAGAAAAacatttaaaaaattaaatgatgatCCTCCAACTGTAATAGTTTTCCAAGGTTCATTCACGTCTGTTCCAGTACACACTTCAGTAACAAGTAAAAGCATTAGTTCATCAACACAATACAAGAACAATTTTGACACTTTGGCTGCATTATTATccgaatttgaaaatataaagaatgattcaattttaatatttatCCCAGGTGCCAACGATCCATGGGGTTCAATGCATTCATTAGGTGCTTCCGGCTCATTACCACAGAAACCAATCCCATCATTCTTCACCCAAAGAATAAGTCGAGTGTGCAAACGCGTCATTTGGGGTTCAAACCCAATGAGAATTGCATATCTATCACAGGAAATAGTAATTATGAGAGATGACATGGCTAGTAGGTTCAAGAGACATAGCGTGATCTTCCCCATGCTAGAAGAATCCAAAGAAGAGCAATTGTTGCaattacaagaagaaatcgaAAATATCTCGATTGATAACACTGCCGATGAATCCGTAATAATCAATCAACTAGTAAAAGATAAAAATCAACTTCCTACTGAATTGGAACAATCAAGGAAATATGTCAAGACAATTCTTGACCAAGGTCATTTGTCACCATTTATTACCACAATACGTCCAATAAATTGGGAGTTAGATCATACTTTAAGTCTTTATCCAATTCCATCAACTTTAATTTTCTGTGATAATTCTGCTCCCAGGTTTGACATTACATATAATGGATGCAAATCAATAAATGCTGGTAAATTTATATTGAATAGACGTGCAAAATATCTGGAATATAAAccatctttgaaaaaatcaattcaacaggaaatttatttttaa
- the CSA1 gene encoding Csa1p (similar to Saccharomyces cerevisiae NBP1 (YLR457C) and YPR174C; ancestral locus Anc_7.531) produces the protein MNKRRGKLPSRRPTSIISSIFDSIKSLFSPRNEELRIMKQVYDRRTRRQMKLKVLQKEAAKRAQLNSKNDDVSSIANMGFIREQTTMDDTTTLDELRREIDDLKSKLRQRNKDLKFTQTKNELLQKALDEAKIDRSYVKSRRDIRNLEKENLKPHIELPPSPQRKVNPLVTSSPIRRSSFDHLENEIAPPPKLNFSAKYPSLPHAETQSQDQ, from the coding sequence atgaATAAGCGTAGAGGGAAGTTACCCTCGAGGAGACCTACCTCGATCATCAGTAGTATATTTGATTCGATTAAGTCACTGTTTTCCCCAAGAAATGAAGAGTTACGAATTATGAAACAGGTATATGATAGGAGGACGAGAAGACAGATGAAGTTGAAAGTGTTACAGAAGGAGGCTGCCAAAAGGGCGCAATTGAATAGTAAAAATGATGACGTATCTTCCATTGCCAATATGGGATTCATTAGAGAACAAACCACGATGGATGACACAACGACACTGGATGAACTGAGGCGTGAGATTGACGATCTGAAGTCGAAATTGAGACAGAGAaacaaagatttgaaatttacGCAGACTAAAAACGAACTTTTACAGAAGGCGTTGGACGAGGCAAAGATTGACAGGTCGTACGTGAAATCTAGAAGAGATATTCGCAACTTGGAAAAGGAGAATTTAAAGCCACACATCGAACTGCCACCGTCCCCACAGCGGAAGGTCAACCCATTGGTGACTTCGAGTCCCATCAGAAGATCATCCTTCGATCACTTAGAAAACGAAATAGCACCGCCTCCAAAACTCAATTTCTCTGCCAAATACCCATCGTTGCCTCATGCAGAGACGCAATCGCAGGATCAGTAG
- the VPS4 gene encoding AAA family ATPase VPS4 (similar to Saccharomyces cerevisiae VPS4 (YPR173C); ancestral locus Anc_7.530) gives MSTGDFLAKGIDLVQKAIDLDTATQYNEAYKAYYNGLDYLMLALKYEKNPKSKELIRAKFTEYLNRAEQLKKHLDEETKQEEKPKKISNDDNNTNNDSDNKKLRGALSGAILSEKPNVKWEDVAGLEGAKEALKEAVILPVKFPHLFRGNRKPTNGILLYGPPGTGKSYLAKAVATEANSTFFSVSSSDLVSKWMGESEKLVKNLFEMARENKPSIIFIDEVDALTGQRGEGESEASRRIKTELLVQMNGVGNESQGVLVLGATNIPWQLDSAIRRRFEKRIYIPLPDLAARTRMFEINIGDTPCNLAKEDYRSLAQLTDGYSGSDIAVAVKDALMEPIRKIQGATHFKDVSEDPDQKKLTPCSPGDDGAIEMSWVDIEADELKEPDLTIKDFLKAIKITRPTVNEEDLHKQEEFTRDFGQEGN, from the coding sequence ATGAGTACTGGAGATTTCCTGGCCAAGGGAATAGATTTGGTTCAAAAAGCTATTGATTTGGACACCGCTACGCAATACAATGAAGCTTACAAAGCATATTACAATGGGTTAGATTATCTGATGTTAGCTTTGAAATACGAGAAAAATCCCAAATCTAAGGAACTGATTAGGGCCAAGTTCACTGAGTATTTGAATAGGGCagaacaattgaaaaaacatCTCGACGAAGAGACAAAACAGGAGGAAAAACCTAAAAAAATCagtaatgatgataataatacgAATAACGACTCTGATAATAAGAAGCTTAGAGGGGCATTATCGGGGGCAATCTTGAGTGAAAAGCCAAATGTGAAATGGGAAGATGTTGCTGGGTTGGAAGGTGCTAAAGAAGCCTTAAAAGAAGCAGTTATCTTACCCGTCAAATTTCCACATCTATTTAGGGGCAATCGAAAACCAACAAATGGTATTCTATTGTACGGCCCTCCAGGTACTGGTAAATCATATTTAGCAAAGGCAGTTGCCACAGAGGCAAATTCCACTTTTTTCAGTGTCAGTTCGAGTGATCTGGTGTCAAAGTGGATGGGTGAGTCTGAAAAATTGGTGAAAAATCTGTTCGAGATGGCTCGTGAGAATAAACCTTCTATCATATTCattgatgaagttgatGCATTGACTGGCCAAAGAGGTGAAGGTGAAAGTGAGGCCTCtagaagaatcaaaaccGAATTGTTGGTTCAAATGAATGGTGTAGGAAATGAATCCCAAGGTGTTCTTGTGCTGGGTGCAACGAATATTCCTTGGCAATTAGATAGTGccattagaagaagatttgaaaagagaatatATATCCCATTACCTGATCTTGCGGCAAGGACCAGAATGTTTGAAATCAACATTGGTGATACACCATGTAACTTAGCAAAAGAAGACTATAGATCATTGGCGCAATTAACAGACGGTTATTCAGGTAGTGATATTGCAGTAGCTGTAAAAGATGCATTGATGGAGCCTAtcagaaaaattcaagGCGCAACACATTTCAAGGATGTCTCTGAAGATCCTGACCAAAAAAAACTGACACCATGCTCACCAGGTGATGATGGTGCCATTGAAATGAGTTGGGTTGATATTGAAGCAGATGAGTTAAAGGAGCCTGATTTGACTATAAAAGACTTCCTAAAGGCAATCAAGATTACGAGACCTACAGTGAACGAGGAAGACTTACACAAGCAAGAAGAGTTCACTAGAGACTTTGGTCAAGAAGGTAACTGA
- the KAFR0B00420 gene encoding pyridoxal 5'-phosphate synthase (similar to Saccharomyces cerevisiae YLR456W and YPR172W; ancestral locus Anc_7.529), whose amino-acid sequence MSCTKKFPDHLINLIKNSKYVHLATASIDCIPSVSLMNYTYIPSDKSFEQDKSKNDYIIFATSDDTEKYINIINNPTVALLFHDWVTANNLSVRKQSLSQTSTPQPESTPQEHPSKLLNLLQQLNQSELNEMSATIKGHAVPIQPNTDESTYYKSLLLKTNPDAEVFILGDNTVIVKVKIESAKVTDSENNTSVYK is encoded by the coding sequence ATGTCGTGCACTAAGAAGTTTCCAGACCATTTAATCAATCTTATTAAGAATTCGAAGTATGTTCACTTAGCCACAGCTTCGATTGATTGCATTCCATCTGTCtctttgatgaattataCATATATCCCTTCTGACAAGTCTTTTGAACAAGACAAGTCAAAGAATGACTACATCATCTTTGCTACATCTGATGACACcgaaaaatatatcaatataATCAATAATCCAACAGTAGCATTATTGTTCCACGATTGGGTTACTGCAAACAATTTATCAGTTAGAAAACAAAGTCTTTCTCAAACCAGTACTCCACAACCAGAAAGTACCCCTCAAGAGCATCCAAGTAAGttattaaatttgttaCAACAACTGAACCAAtctgaattgaatgaaatgaGTGCTACAATCAAGGGTCATGCAGTTCCTATCCAACCAAATACAGATGAATCGACTTACTATAAGAGCTTATTGCTTAAAACAAATCCGGATGCTGAAGTCTTTATTCTTGGTGATAACACTGTTATTGTTAAAGTCAAGATAGAAAGTGCTAAAGTCACTGACAGCGAAAATAATACGAGCGTTTACAAATGA
- the BSP1 gene encoding Bsp1p (similar to Saccharomyces cerevisiae BSP1 (YPR171W); ancestral locus Anc_7.527), protein MIARRSSDLDSFLKRVETLDNKKNQQTSPRVRQPSAESKYSESDLQKASELLDDDSLAYRSAYNYERTFSPKKPSYSISDFALENNVSSDSEAYIVSKEDYMLLNKLKTQNQVAALPSRGQPRERHSSISSSPRHQKDDVYEKRFNKIMSKKRDPNPPQLPTRPGTSEDIEKKHFVIKDRKRNSIYASVPIIDDNSRESSIIFDDDSDILASPTGKGMSSLNVNLGYQRKLPHDDTLSQPILQNLIKKEPPLVSRATKPELKPQSEIKSKPEPPVSRKPIDIKSMSFLTSLDKNKLSISHTHDGSPKKVTNIHVDYIDSIQLKENISLPSKENLQSNLETKIVPKSESFINSALKTKKSAAKVLDKPLLPSKPKNLKISGKLNADKEKDTQFDEKTANEVEKRKPLVPAKKKFDPSLFGSIKQNNEPISLVKLRPVGQTNERPNLDDDAKLLIQNRQKLNRPPEVPKRKPTIPEALLKIDKLNKTDISLNMKKEEDVPEALLKKKHLQKSKTAPVIPARKVSLNEVVKKSQILGKQEAKIVASLGDDNDTAANKLEAVLMAHRLRSRNTIGTSTLKTMSSSEDNSLFSRDSSINTSKSEVSTVGQPKPLVHVTKARARGPKRKLPTKF, encoded by the coding sequence ATGATTGCTCGGCGTAGTTCTGACCTGGACagttttttgaaaaggGTCGAGACTTTAGATAATAAGAAGAACCAACAGACATCACCTCGAGTGAGACAGCCTTCTGCAGAGAGTAAATACTCCGAAAGTGACTTACAGAAAGCAAGTGAACTTCTGGATGATGATAGTTTAGCATATAGGTCTGCTTACAACTATGAAAGGACATTTTCACCCAAGAAACCTAGCTATAGTATTAGTGATTTTGcattagaaaataatgttTCTTCAGACAGCGAGGCTTATATTGTCTCTAAGGAAGACTATATGCTTCtaaacaaattgaaaacacAAAACCAAGTGGCTGCACTGCCTTCTAGGGGTCAACCTAGAGAAAGACATTCCTCAATCTCTTCTTCACCACGTCACCAGAAGGATGATGTCTATGAAAAGAGATTTAATAAGATTATGTCCAAAAAACGTGATCCGAATCCACCACAATTACCTACAAGACCTGGTACATCTGAGGACATcgaaaagaaacattttgTTATCAAGGATAGAAAACGCAATTCGATTTATGCGTCTGTACCAATTATTGACGATAACTCCAGGGAATCCagtatcatttttgatgatgattctGATATATTAGCTTCGCCAACAGGAAAAGGAATGAGTTCTTTAAACGTCAACTTAGGctatcaaagaaaattaccCCACGATGACACTCTATCACAGCCAATTTTGCAAAACCTCATCAAAAAGGAACCTCCACTCGTGTCTCGTGCCACTAAACCAGAATTAAAACCACAAtcagaaattaaaagtAAGCCAGAACCTCCAGTATCCCGAAAGCCGATtgatatcaaatcaatGTCATTCCTAACATCATTggataaaaataaattgtcTATATCTCATACTCATGACGGATCACCAAAGAAGGTTACGAATATTCATGTGGATTATATAGATTCAATTCagttgaaagaaaatatttctctGCCAAGCAAGGAAAACTTGCAAAGTAACTTGGAGACAAAAATTGTTCCAAAATCTGAAtcatttatcaattctGCATTGAAAACGAAAAAATCGGCAGCAAAGGTTCTTGATAAACCTCTTTTACCATCAAAGCCTaagaacttgaaaatttctggtAAATTAAATgctgataaagaaaaagacaCCCAATTTGATGAGAAAACTGCAAATGAAGTGGAGAAAAGGAAACCACTCGTCCcagcaaagaaaaagtttGATCCCAGCTTATTTGGCTcaataaaacaaaataatgaacCTATTAGCTTGGTTAAGCTCCGTCCTGTCGGGCAAACTAATGAGAGGCCCAATTTGGACGATGACGCAAAACTTCTAATTCAGAACAGACAGAAATTAAATAGACCACCTGAAGTTCCTAAAAGAAAACCAACGATACCAGAAGCTCTACTGAAGATTGACAAATTGAACAAGACTGATATAAGCTTGaatatgaagaaagaagaagatgtaCCAGAGGCTCTGCTTAAAAAGAAGCATTTGCAAAAGTCTAAAACAGCACCAGTAATACCGGCAAGGAAAGTCTCATTGAATGAAGTCGTAAAGAAGTCCCAGATATTAGGGAAGCAAGAAGCCAAAATTGTAGCATCCCTCGGCGATGATAACGATACAGCTGCTAATAAATTAGAAGCTGTCCTAATGGCCCATCGCCTACGTTCTCGTAACACCATAGGTACATCAACTTTAAAAACGATGTCAAGTAGCGAAGATAACAGCTTATTCAGCAGAGATAGCTCTATTAATACCTCCAAGAGTGAAGTAAGCACCGTTGGACAACCGAAACCTCTGGTTCACGTCACAAAGGCACGTGCCCGTGGTCCCAAGAGGAAGTTACCaaccaaattttaa
- the KAFR0B00440 gene encoding uncharacterized protein (similar to Saccharomyces cerevisiae YPR170W-B; ancestral locus Anc_7.526), whose translation MRPVVSSGKAWFCTVLSAFGVVILSVIAHLFNVNHESFVGSINDPEDGPAVAHTVYLAALVYLAFFVFCGFQAYLSRKKPSIELR comes from the exons ATGAGACCTGTCGTTTCA AGTGGGAAAGCTTGGTTCTGTACCGTTTTATCAGCTTTTGGTGTTGTCATATTATCAGTTATTGCACATTTATTCAACGTGAACCATGAATCCTTCGTTGGCTCGATCAACGATCCAGAAGATGGACCCGCTGTTGCTCACACCGTTTATCTAGCTGCATTAGTCTACCTAGCATTCTTTGTTTTCTGTGGGTTCCAAGCatatctttcaagaaagaagCCATCAATTGAGCTACGTTAA
- the JIP5 gene encoding Jip5p (similar to Saccharomyces cerevisiae JIP5 (YPR169W); ancestral locus Anc_7.525): protein MAKKNSKGAQQEEVSDALPLLEFRFDDPLFQMASHPELPIITMGFSNGYVYCYEYDAKSLAKLIETNHIAKKQDKTDEQTTFWKVVNVPEAIDDDDHLKLLWKTRRHKGSVRCMGIDHTGKFLFTIGTDNILKKADIMTGKVVKKSHIVHPQTKAEPKFAKMCLSSTHPLLLLGDESGNVFTVDSNSFELVNLISKIHGGDQINDIFHFDKRSAYKFISAGQTTLAYWDARVDNSNDVNETDELKKKVMLSDDQEDEVLCGAFVDPEVGDTIVCGMGEGILTIWKPEKNDLEDQLSRIKVSKDESIDCIIPTLQDDNCIWCGCSNGKLYKVDVKKSKIIEVRNHSSEDEVQFIDLDCEYRVISGGMDKVKIWNLTNEDDEEESIGDISDDDKSDPEEFSQDSGSDTDESSDMEDSDNSDGEEELVGLSKEELLAELDKDLVSEEEKEDEEQNGKKRAAKDDRKQTKKKKQQKTGLNNSHGIMKFEGL from the coding sequence ATGGCTAAAAAGAACTCAAAAGGTGCTcaacaagaagaagtttCTGATGCATTGCCTCTCCTGGAATTTCGTTTCGATGATCCGTTGTTCCAAATGGCATCACATCCAGAATTACCAATTATCACAATGGGATTCTCGAATGGTTACGTATACTGCTACGAATATGATGCGAAATCTCTAGCCAAATTAATCGAGACGAACCATATTGCTAAGAAACAGGATAAAACCGATGAGCAAACTACATTCTGGAAAGTTGTGAACGTTCCTGAGGCCatcgatgatgatgatcaTTTAAAATTGCTATGGAAAACAAGACGCCACAAGGGCAGTGTAAGATGTATGGGTATCGATCACACGGGAAAGTTTTTGTTCACCATTGGAACGGATAATATTCTGAAAAAGGCAGATATCATGACTGGGAAAGTAGTTAAAAAGAGCCATATTGTGCATCCGCAAACTAAGGCAGAGCCTAAATTTGCTAAAATGTGTCTGTCTAGTACACATCCCCTACTACTTTTAGGTGATGAGTCAGGAAACGTATTCACTGTAGACTCCAACAGTTTCGAGCTAGTTAATTTGATTTCTAAGATTCACGGTGGTGATCAAATAAATGATATATTTCACTTCGATAAACGTTCAGCTTACAAATTCATTTCAGCGGGTCAAACGACGCTTGCTTACTGGGATGCCCGTGTTGACAACTCGAATGATGTGAATGAAACTGATGAactaaagaaaaaagtgaTGCTGAGTGATGatcaagaagatgaagtCCTTTGTGGCGCTTTTGTTGATCCGGAAGTTGGTGACACTATTGTCTGTGGTATGGGTGAAGGTATTTTGACTATTTGGAAACCagaaaagaatgatttAGAAGATCAACTTTCCAGAATTAAGGTCAGTAAAGATGAATCTATTGATTGCATCATACCTACATTACAAGACGATAATTGCATCTGGTGTGGTTGTTCTAACGGTAAGCTATACAAAGTTGATGTCAAGAAGAGCAAGATTATTGAGGTAAGAAACCACAGttctgaagatgaagtgcaattcattgatttaGATTGTGAGTATAGAGTTATTTCTGGGGGAATGGATAAGGTTAAAATTTGGAACTTAACAAATGAagacgatgaagaagaatccaTTGGTGATAttagtgatgatgataaaagTGACCCTGAAGAGTTCAGTCAAGATAGTGGAAGTGACACGGATGAATCTAGCGACATGGAGGATTCCGATAATAGTGACGGAGAGGAAGAATTAGTGGGATTAtctaaagaagaattacTTGCAGAACTTGATAAGGATCTAGTAtccgaagaagaaaaggaagatgaagaacagaatggaaagaaaagagcTGCCAAGGATGATCGCAAACAAActaaaaagaagaagcaacaAAAAACTGGTCTTAACAATTCACATGGCATCATGAAGTTTGAAGGATTATAG
- the MET16 gene encoding phosphoadenylyl-sulfate reductase (thioredoxin) (similar to Saccharomyces cerevisiae MET16 (YPR167C); ancestral locus Anc_7.523) has protein sequence MTSSTYTLNDDIVISQRQIDHWNKQLSALKTPEDILQWSIVTFPNLFQTTAFGLTGVATIHMLSTFENHPDIPLIFIDTLHHFPQTIDLLHTIEDKYYKPYDRKVNVYKPQDCEDEAQFAEKYGELLWEKDEDKYDFLVKVEPVSRAYSELNCVAVLTGRRKSQGASRSNLKFVEVDELNGIIKINPLMNWTFDKVEEYIKEHNVPCNELLQLGYKSIGDYHSTQPVASGEDERSGRWKGKAKTECGIHETSRFAKFLEESSKTQSH, from the coding sequence ATGACTTCGTCTACCTATACCttgaatgatgatataGTGATCAGTCAACGTCAAATTGATCACTGGAATAAGCAGCTGTCTGCATTGAAGACACCAGAGGACATTCTCCAATGGTCCATCGTTACGTTTCCCAACTTGTTTCAAACTACTGCATTTGGTTTGACAGGAGTTGCAACAATCCATATGTTATCTACATTTGAGAATCATCCTGACATCCCACTGATATTTATAGATACATTACATCATTTCCCTCAGACTATCGATCTATTACACACGATTGAAGATAAGTATTACAAACCATACGATCGAAAAGTAAACGTATATAAACCCCAAGATTGTGAAGATGAAGCCCAATTTGCCGAGAAGTATGGTGAGCTATTATGGGagaaagatgaagataaatatgattttttaGTTAAGGTAGAACCTGTCAGTAGAGCATATTCGGAGTTAAACTGTGTTGCTGTCCTTACAGGAAGAAGGAAATCACAGGGCGCCTCGAGATCGAATTTGAAGTTTGTGGAAGTTGACGAGTTGAATGGAATTATCAAGATCAACCCGTTAATGAATTGGACGTTCGACAAAGTAGAAGAATATATCAAGGAACATAATGTTCCTTGCAACGAGCTTTTGCAACTGGGGTACAAATCTATTGGTGACTATCACTCTACACAACCTGTGGCATCGGGTGAAGATGAGAGGAGTGGCAGATGGAAGGGTAAGGCCAAAACGGAGTGTGGAATCCACGAAACAAGTCGGTTTGCCAAATTCCTAGAGGAATCAAGCAAAACGCAATCTCATTAA